In Equus caballus isolate H_3958 breed thoroughbred chromosome 28, TB-T2T, whole genome shotgun sequence, the following proteins share a genomic window:
- the ZC3H7B gene encoding zinc finger CCCH domain-containing protein 7B isoform X2: protein MERQRRKADIEKGLQFIQSTLPLKQEEYEAFLLKLVQNLFAEGNDLFREKDYKQALVQYMEGLNVADYAASDQVALPQELLCKLHVNRAACYFTMGLYEKALEDSEKALGLDGENIRALFRKARALNELGRHKEAYECSSRCSLALPHDESVTQLGQELAQKLGLRVRKAYKRPQELETFSLLSNGTAAGVADQGTSNGLGSIDDIETECYVDLRGSPAPLPSTPTMPLFPHVLDLLAPLDSSSRALPGTESLDDFSDGDVLGPELDTLLDSLSLVQGGLPGSGVPSELPQLIPVFPGGTPLLPPVVGGSIPVSSPLPPASFGLVMDPSKKLAASVLDALDPPGSALDSLDLLPYSETRLDALDSFGSSSRGSLDKPNSFMEETNSQDHRPSSGTQKPASSPEPSMPNTALLIKNPLAATHEFKQACQLCYPKTGPRAGDYTYREGLEHKCKRDILLGRLRSSEDQTWKRIRPRPTKTSFVGSYYLCKDMINKQDCKYGDNCTFAYHQEEIDVWTEERKGTLNRDLLFDPLGGVKRGSLTIAKLLKEHQGIFTFLCEICFDSKPRIISKGTKDSPSVCSNLAAKHSFYNNKCLVHIVRSTSLKYSKIRQFQEHFQFDVCRHEVRYGCLREDSCHFAHSFIELKVWLLQQYSGMTHEDIVQESKKYWQQMEAHAGKASSSLGAPRTHGPSTFDLQMKFVCGQCWRNGQVVEPDKDLKYCSAKARHCWTKERRVLLVMSKAKRKWVSVRPLPSIRNFPQQYDLCIHAQNGRKCQYVGNCSFAHSPEERDMWTFMKENKILDMQQTYDMWLKKHNPGKPGEGTPISSREGEKQIQMPTDYADIMMGYHCWLCGKNSNSKKQWQQHIQSEKHKEKVFTSDSDASGWAYRFPMGEFRLCDRLQKGKACPDGDKCRCAHGQEELNEWLDRREVLKQKLAKARKDMLLCPRDDDFGKYNFLLQEDGNTAGAAPEAPAAATVSGE from the exons GTCGACACTACCCCTGAAGCAAGAAGAATATGAG GCCTTTCTGCTCAAGCTGGTGCAGAACCTGTTCGCTGAAGGCAATGACCTATTCCGGGAGAAGGACTACAAGCAGGCCCTGGTGCAATACATGGAGGGGCTGAATGTGGCTGACTACGCTGCCTCTGACCAGGTGGCTCTGCCCCAGGAGCTGCTGTGCAAGCTGCATGTCAACAGGGCCGCCTGCTACTTCACCATG GGCCTGTATGAGAAGGCACTGGAGGACAGTGAGAAGGCACTGGGCCTGGATGGCGAGAACATCCGAGCGCTGTTCCGCAAGGCACGTGCCCTCAACGAGCTGGGACGCCACAAGGAGGCCTACGAGTGCAGCAGCCGGTGCTCCCTCGCCCTGCCCCAT GATGAAAGTGTAACTCAGCTTGGTCAGGAGCTGGCTCAGAAGCTTGGGCTGCGAGTTCGGAAGGCATATAAGAGGCCCCAA GAATTGGAAACCTTCTCTCTGCTCAGTAATGGCACTGCAGCTGGTGTGGCAGATCAG GGAACTTCCAATGGATTGGGGTCCATAGATGACATCGAAACAG AATGCTACGTGGACCTGCGAGGctccccagcccccctcccctctACCCCCACGATGCCCCTGTTCCCTCATGTTCTGGACCTGCTGGCCCCCCTGGACAGCAGCAGCAGGGCCCTCCCCGGCACCGAGAGCCTAGACGACTTCTCCGATGGGGACGTCCTTGGTCCGGAGTTGGACACCCTCCTGGATTCACTA TCTCTGGTCCAGGGTGGCCTGCCCGGCAGCGGTGTGCCCAGCGAGTTGCCCCAGCTGATACCCGTGTTCCCCGGCGGGACCCCTCTGCTACCACCTGTGGTGGGTGGCTCCATCCCCGTCTCCAGCCCACTGCCCCCTGCCTCCTTTGGTCTCGTCATGGACCCCTCCAAGAAGCTGGCTGCCTCTGTGCTGGATGCCCTCGACCCCCCAGGCTCTGCACTGGACTCCCTGGACCTGCTGCCATACTCGGAGACCCGGCTGGACGCCCTCGACAGCTTCGGGTCTTCGTCTCGTGGCTCCCTGGACAAGCCCAACTCCTTTATGG AGGAAACCAACTCACAGGACCATCGTCCCTCAAGTGGTACTCAGAAGCCAGCCTCCTCG CCAGAGCCCTCCATGCCCAACACCGCCTTGCTGATCAAGAACCCTTTGGCTGCCACCCACGAGTTCAAGCAGGCCTGCCAGCTGTGCTACCCCAAAACAG GCCCCAGGGCGGGTGACTACACCTACCGTGAGGGCCTTGAGCACAAGTGCAAGCGGGACATCCTGCTCGGCCGGCTCCGCAGCTCCGAGGACCAGACCTGGAAGCGGATCCGGCCCCGGCCCACCAAGACCAGCTTCGTGGGCTCTTACTACCTGTGCAAAG ACATGATTAACAAGCAGGACTGTAAGTACGGGGATAACTGCACCTTCGCCTACCATCAGGAGGAGATCGACGTGTGGACCGAGGAGCGGAAGGGCACCCTCAACCGCGACCTGCTCTTCGACCCACTGGGGGGCGTCAAGCGTGGCAGCCTCACCATCGCCAAACTCCTTAAGGAGCACCAGGGCATCTTCACTTTCCTCTGTGAG ATCTGCTTTGACAGTAAACCCCGGATCATCAGCAAAGGCACCAAGGATTCGCCGTCTGTCTGCTCCAACCTGGCTGCCAAGCACAGCTTCTACAACAACAA GTGCCTGGTGCACATCGTCCGCTCCACCTCCCTCAAGTACTCCAAGATCCGCCAGTTCCAGGAGCACTTCCAGTTCGACGTGTGCCGCCACGAGGTGCGCTATGGCTGCCTGCGCGAAGACAGCTGCCACTTCGCGCACAGCTTCATCGAGCTCAAAGTCTGGCTGCTGCAGCAATACTCAG gcATGACCCATGAAGACATCGTCCAGGAATCCAAGAAATACTGGCAGCAGATGGAGGCCCATGCAGGGAAGGCCAGCAGCAGCTTG GGCGCCCCGCGGACGCATGGGCCCAGCACCTTTGACCTGCAGATGAAGTTCGTGTGCGGCCAGTGCTGGAGGAATGGACAGGTGGTGGAGCCTGACAAAGACCTCAAGTACTGCAGCGCCAAGGCACGGCACTG CTGGACCAAGGAGCGGCGGGTCCTTCTGGTGATGTCCAAGGCCAAGAGGAAATGGGTGTCAGTGAGACCACTGCCATCCATTCGCAACTTCCCACAGCAATACGAT CTCTGCATCCATGCGCAGAATGGCCGCAAGTGCCAGTACGTGGGGAACTGCTCCTTTGCACACAGCCCGGAGGAGAGGGACATGTGGACCTTCATGAAGGAGAACAAGA TCCTGGACATGCAGCAGACCTATGACATGTGGCTGAAGAAACACAACCCAGGGAAGCCGGGGGAAGGGACCCCCATCAGCTCTCGGGAAGGGGAGAAGCAGATCCAGATGCCCACGGACTATGCCGATATCATG ATGGGCTACCACTGCTGGCTTTGCGGCAAGAACAGCAACAGCAagaagcagtggcagcagcacaTCCAGTCCGAGAAGCACAAGGAGAAGGTCTTCACATCTGACAGCGACGCCAGCGGCTGGGCCTACCGCTTCCCCATGGGCGAGTTCCGGCTCTGTGACAG GCTCCAGAAGGGCAAGGCCTGCCCAGACGGGGACAAGTGCCGCTGCGctcacgggcaggaggagctcaACGAGTGGCTGGACCGGCGCGAGGTGCTGAAGCAGAAGCTGGCCAAGGCCCGCAAGGACATGCTTCTGTGCCCACGAGACGACGACTTTGGCAAATACAACTTCTTGCTGCAAGAAGACGGGAACACCGCTGGTGCCGCCCCAGAGGCCCCTGCTGCTGCCACTGTCAGCGGGGAGTAG
- the ZC3H7B gene encoding zinc finger CCCH domain-containing protein 7B isoform X1: MERQRRKADIEKGLQFIQSTLPLKQEEYEAFLLKLVQNLFAEGNDLFREKDYKQALVQYMEGLNVADYAASDQVALPQELLCKLHVNRAACYFTMGLYEKALEDSEKALGLDGENIRALFRKARALNELGRHKEAYECSSRCSLALPHDESVTQLGQELAQKLGLRVRKAYKRPQELETFSLLSNGTAAGVADQGTSNGLGSIDDIETECYVDLRGSPAPLPSTPTMPLFPHVLDLLAPLDSSSRALPGTESLDDFSDGDVLGPELDTLLDSLSLVQGGLPGSGVPSELPQLIPVFPGGTPLLPPVVGGSIPVSSPLPPASFGLVMDPSKKLAASVLDALDPPGSALDSLDLLPYSETRLDALDSFGSSSRGSLDKPNSFMEETNSQDHRPSSGTQKPASSAGPGGSSHCPVPKMANLLLSQPEPSMPNTALLIKNPLAATHEFKQACQLCYPKTGPRAGDYTYREGLEHKCKRDILLGRLRSSEDQTWKRIRPRPTKTSFVGSYYLCKDMINKQDCKYGDNCTFAYHQEEIDVWTEERKGTLNRDLLFDPLGGVKRGSLTIAKLLKEHQGIFTFLCEICFDSKPRIISKGTKDSPSVCSNLAAKHSFYNNKCLVHIVRSTSLKYSKIRQFQEHFQFDVCRHEVRYGCLREDSCHFAHSFIELKVWLLQQYSGMTHEDIVQESKKYWQQMEAHAGKASSSLGAPRTHGPSTFDLQMKFVCGQCWRNGQVVEPDKDLKYCSAKARHCWTKERRVLLVMSKAKRKWVSVRPLPSIRNFPQQYDLCIHAQNGRKCQYVGNCSFAHSPEERDMWTFMKENKILDMQQTYDMWLKKHNPGKPGEGTPISSREGEKQIQMPTDYADIMMGYHCWLCGKNSNSKKQWQQHIQSEKHKEKVFTSDSDASGWAYRFPMGEFRLCDRLQKGKACPDGDKCRCAHGQEELNEWLDRREVLKQKLAKARKDMLLCPRDDDFGKYNFLLQEDGNTAGAAPEAPAAATVSGE; the protein is encoded by the exons GTCGACACTACCCCTGAAGCAAGAAGAATATGAG GCCTTTCTGCTCAAGCTGGTGCAGAACCTGTTCGCTGAAGGCAATGACCTATTCCGGGAGAAGGACTACAAGCAGGCCCTGGTGCAATACATGGAGGGGCTGAATGTGGCTGACTACGCTGCCTCTGACCAGGTGGCTCTGCCCCAGGAGCTGCTGTGCAAGCTGCATGTCAACAGGGCCGCCTGCTACTTCACCATG GGCCTGTATGAGAAGGCACTGGAGGACAGTGAGAAGGCACTGGGCCTGGATGGCGAGAACATCCGAGCGCTGTTCCGCAAGGCACGTGCCCTCAACGAGCTGGGACGCCACAAGGAGGCCTACGAGTGCAGCAGCCGGTGCTCCCTCGCCCTGCCCCAT GATGAAAGTGTAACTCAGCTTGGTCAGGAGCTGGCTCAGAAGCTTGGGCTGCGAGTTCGGAAGGCATATAAGAGGCCCCAA GAATTGGAAACCTTCTCTCTGCTCAGTAATGGCACTGCAGCTGGTGTGGCAGATCAG GGAACTTCCAATGGATTGGGGTCCATAGATGACATCGAAACAG AATGCTACGTGGACCTGCGAGGctccccagcccccctcccctctACCCCCACGATGCCCCTGTTCCCTCATGTTCTGGACCTGCTGGCCCCCCTGGACAGCAGCAGCAGGGCCCTCCCCGGCACCGAGAGCCTAGACGACTTCTCCGATGGGGACGTCCTTGGTCCGGAGTTGGACACCCTCCTGGATTCACTA TCTCTGGTCCAGGGTGGCCTGCCCGGCAGCGGTGTGCCCAGCGAGTTGCCCCAGCTGATACCCGTGTTCCCCGGCGGGACCCCTCTGCTACCACCTGTGGTGGGTGGCTCCATCCCCGTCTCCAGCCCACTGCCCCCTGCCTCCTTTGGTCTCGTCATGGACCCCTCCAAGAAGCTGGCTGCCTCTGTGCTGGATGCCCTCGACCCCCCAGGCTCTGCACTGGACTCCCTGGACCTGCTGCCATACTCGGAGACCCGGCTGGACGCCCTCGACAGCTTCGGGTCTTCGTCTCGTGGCTCCCTGGACAAGCCCAACTCCTTTATGG AGGAAACCAACTCACAGGACCATCGTCCCTCAAGTGGTACTCAGAAGCCAGCCTCCTCG gctggcccaggtGGCTCCAGCCATTGTCCAGTGCCCAAGATGGCCAACCTCCTCCTGTCACAGCCAGAGCCCTCCATGCCCAACACCGCCTTGCTGATCAAGAACCCTTTGGCTGCCACCCACGAGTTCAAGCAGGCCTGCCAGCTGTGCTACCCCAAAACAG GCCCCAGGGCGGGTGACTACACCTACCGTGAGGGCCTTGAGCACAAGTGCAAGCGGGACATCCTGCTCGGCCGGCTCCGCAGCTCCGAGGACCAGACCTGGAAGCGGATCCGGCCCCGGCCCACCAAGACCAGCTTCGTGGGCTCTTACTACCTGTGCAAAG ACATGATTAACAAGCAGGACTGTAAGTACGGGGATAACTGCACCTTCGCCTACCATCAGGAGGAGATCGACGTGTGGACCGAGGAGCGGAAGGGCACCCTCAACCGCGACCTGCTCTTCGACCCACTGGGGGGCGTCAAGCGTGGCAGCCTCACCATCGCCAAACTCCTTAAGGAGCACCAGGGCATCTTCACTTTCCTCTGTGAG ATCTGCTTTGACAGTAAACCCCGGATCATCAGCAAAGGCACCAAGGATTCGCCGTCTGTCTGCTCCAACCTGGCTGCCAAGCACAGCTTCTACAACAACAA GTGCCTGGTGCACATCGTCCGCTCCACCTCCCTCAAGTACTCCAAGATCCGCCAGTTCCAGGAGCACTTCCAGTTCGACGTGTGCCGCCACGAGGTGCGCTATGGCTGCCTGCGCGAAGACAGCTGCCACTTCGCGCACAGCTTCATCGAGCTCAAAGTCTGGCTGCTGCAGCAATACTCAG gcATGACCCATGAAGACATCGTCCAGGAATCCAAGAAATACTGGCAGCAGATGGAGGCCCATGCAGGGAAGGCCAGCAGCAGCTTG GGCGCCCCGCGGACGCATGGGCCCAGCACCTTTGACCTGCAGATGAAGTTCGTGTGCGGCCAGTGCTGGAGGAATGGACAGGTGGTGGAGCCTGACAAAGACCTCAAGTACTGCAGCGCCAAGGCACGGCACTG CTGGACCAAGGAGCGGCGGGTCCTTCTGGTGATGTCCAAGGCCAAGAGGAAATGGGTGTCAGTGAGACCACTGCCATCCATTCGCAACTTCCCACAGCAATACGAT CTCTGCATCCATGCGCAGAATGGCCGCAAGTGCCAGTACGTGGGGAACTGCTCCTTTGCACACAGCCCGGAGGAGAGGGACATGTGGACCTTCATGAAGGAGAACAAGA TCCTGGACATGCAGCAGACCTATGACATGTGGCTGAAGAAACACAACCCAGGGAAGCCGGGGGAAGGGACCCCCATCAGCTCTCGGGAAGGGGAGAAGCAGATCCAGATGCCCACGGACTATGCCGATATCATG ATGGGCTACCACTGCTGGCTTTGCGGCAAGAACAGCAACAGCAagaagcagtggcagcagcacaTCCAGTCCGAGAAGCACAAGGAGAAGGTCTTCACATCTGACAGCGACGCCAGCGGCTGGGCCTACCGCTTCCCCATGGGCGAGTTCCGGCTCTGTGACAG GCTCCAGAAGGGCAAGGCCTGCCCAGACGGGGACAAGTGCCGCTGCGctcacgggcaggaggagctcaACGAGTGGCTGGACCGGCGCGAGGTGCTGAAGCAGAAGCTGGCCAAGGCCCGCAAGGACATGCTTCTGTGCCCACGAGACGACGACTTTGGCAAATACAACTTCTTGCTGCAAGAAGACGGGAACACCGCTGGTGCCGCCCCAGAGGCCCCTGCTGCTGCCACTGTCAGCGGGGAGTAG